A window of the Cellvibrio sp. pealriver genome harbors these coding sequences:
- the trpE gene encoding anthranilate synthase component I produces MTQAQFAELAAQGYNRIPVMREVLADLDTPLSSYLKLASGAYSYLFESVQGGEKWGRYSMIGLPARTVLKAFGDQIQIERDGVVVEVHTCADALAFVEEFKQRYRAPELPGLPRFTGGLVGYFAYDCVRYVEPHLKASMPEDVIGTPDILLSVSDEVLVFDNLAGKLIFVIHANPEIEDAFAKATARLDELEQKLRGETPATPSLSLGNNGNNEPHFVSNVGATKFHKMVDSIKDYVLAGDTMQVVISQRMSIDFTQEPINLYRALRNLNPSPYMYFMDLGDHHVVGSSPEILARLEDGEVTVRPIAGTRRRGHTPEEDKALEVELVNDPKEIAEHLMLIDLGRNDVGRVAEIGSVKLTDKMVVERYSHVMHITSNVTGKLKSGLRAMDVLRAALPAGTLSGAPKIRAMEIIDELETEKRGIYGGAVGYISWNGNMDTAIAIRTAVIKNGKLYVQAGAGVVADSIPALEWKETMNKARAIFKAVDMVGNAAGSTNNTAVKGDAK; encoded by the coding sequence ATTACACAGGCGCAGTTTGCTGAATTGGCGGCTCAAGGTTACAACCGTATCCCCGTGATGCGTGAAGTATTGGCTGATCTGGATACACCGCTATCGTCTTATCTCAAGCTGGCTTCCGGCGCATATTCTTATTTATTTGAATCCGTGCAAGGTGGGGAAAAATGGGGTCGTTACTCCATGATTGGCCTTCCCGCACGCACGGTGCTCAAAGCCTTCGGAGATCAAATTCAAATTGAACGCGACGGTGTTGTTGTTGAAGTTCATACCTGTGCCGATGCACTCGCATTTGTTGAAGAGTTCAAACAGCGTTATCGTGCGCCGGAATTGCCTGGTCTGCCACGATTTACAGGTGGTTTGGTTGGTTATTTTGCTTACGACTGCGTGCGTTATGTCGAACCGCATTTAAAAGCAAGCATGCCTGAAGATGTCATCGGCACCCCGGATATTTTGCTTAGCGTATCTGACGAAGTATTGGTGTTCGATAATCTCGCAGGAAAATTAATTTTTGTAATCCACGCTAATCCTGAAATTGAGGATGCATTTGCAAAAGCAACTGCACGGCTTGATGAGTTGGAGCAAAAACTGCGGGGTGAAACGCCTGCAACGCCCAGTTTATCCTTGGGTAACAATGGAAATAACGAACCCCATTTTGTTTCCAATGTTGGGGCGACCAAGTTCCACAAAATGGTTGATAGCATCAAAGACTACGTGCTTGCAGGGGATACCATGCAAGTGGTTATTTCGCAGCGTATGTCGATTGATTTCACGCAAGAACCGATCAATCTTTATCGCGCACTACGCAATTTAAATCCATCGCCCTACATGTATTTTATGGATCTTGGTGATCATCATGTGGTCGGTTCAAGTCCGGAAATCCTGGCGCGATTGGAAGACGGCGAAGTGACTGTACGTCCTATAGCGGGCACACGTCGTCGCGGTCACACACCAGAAGAAGATAAAGCATTGGAAGTTGAGTTGGTCAATGATCCTAAAGAAATTGCTGAACATCTTATGTTGATTGATTTAGGGCGCAATGATGTTGGCCGCGTGGCGGAAATCGGCAGCGTAAAACTCACCGATAAAATGGTGGTTGAACGTTACTCTCACGTCATGCATATCACATCGAATGTGACGGGAAAATTAAAATCCGGTTTGCGTGCGATGGATGTACTTCGCGCTGCATTACCTGCAGGTACATTAAGTGGTGCGCCGAAAATCCGTGCGATGGAAATCATCGATGAACTGGAAACCGAAAAGCGCGGTATTTATGGCGGCGCTGTTGGATACATCTCCTGGAATGGCAACATGGATACCGCCATTGCGATTCGTACTGCCGTTATTAAAAATGGAAAACTGTATGTTCAGGCGGGTGCTGGCGTGGTGGCTGATTCAATTCCTGCGCTTGAATGGAAAGAAACCATGAATAAAGCGCGTGCTATTTTCAAAGCGGTTGATATGGTCGGCAACGCTGCAGGCAGTACAAATAACACCGCTGTGAAAGGTGATGCAAAATGA
- the rpe gene encoding ribulose-phosphate 3-epimerase — protein sequence MTNLKRDYQIAPSILSADFARLGEEVDAVLAAGADIIHFDVMDNHYVPNLTVGPMVCKALRKYGVSAPIDVHLMVEPVDDLIVQFADAGATYITFHPEASRHVDRSLQLIKDKGCKAGLVLTPASSLDHIKYVMGKLDMLLLMSVNPGFGGQSFIPYVLDKIREARSLIDASGLPIRLEVDGGVGLGNIREVAAAGADTFVAGSAIFNAPDYAEVIAQMRQQLALV from the coding sequence ATGACGAACCTTAAACGGGATTATCAAATAGCGCCTTCCATCCTCTCTGCAGATTTTGCCCGTTTGGGTGAAGAGGTCGATGCGGTATTGGCAGCAGGTGCCGATATTATCCATTTCGATGTGATGGATAATCACTATGTCCCTAACCTCACTGTCGGGCCGATGGTCTGTAAAGCCTTGCGTAAGTATGGTGTGAGTGCCCCGATTGATGTGCATCTAATGGTTGAACCGGTCGATGATTTGATCGTGCAGTTTGCTGATGCGGGTGCGACTTATATAACTTTTCACCCGGAAGCATCGCGCCATGTTGATCGCTCTTTGCAGTTAATCAAAGATAAGGGTTGTAAAGCCGGTTTGGTTCTGACACCAGCCAGCTCACTTGACCATATCAAGTACGTTATGGGTAAGCTCGATATGCTGTTGTTAATGTCGGTGAACCCCGGTTTTGGTGGGCAGTCATTTATTCCCTATGTACTGGATAAAATACGTGAGGCGCGCTCCCTGATTGACGCAAGCGGATTGCCAATTCGCCTTGAGGTTGATGGTGGTGTCGGTTTGGGCAATATCCGGGAAGTTGCAGCAGCGGGCGCGGATACCTTTGTTGCTGGCTCCGCTATTTTTAACGCGCCTGACTATGCCGAGGTTATCGCTCAAATGAGGCAGCAATTAGCACTGGTATAA
- a CDS encoding DUF3530 family protein yields MPVNAGLPLIKHRYINGRLLPLLGFLWFLMGPISYAQEEPLTNTDDSETSSSASGASSSSRSSEAPLYPSRDIRDKTLIAKAMDDEAQWLDTEYGKILALYRQTEARKTYGVLVLFHATENPQSWPAMLENLRARLPRYGWETLAISLPQQYPASIPSRPSSSFSSDSASSAPVDVDATTETLPADNPAAEVDSTAPADTSSSAATESSSSSAASSIIARELVITANVNAAFEFLKSKGQFNTVVLADNSSAELVLKDLLPQIRDNPADPTTVDGPLQALLIINLQQQEHISKAGLEAIFSAAQLPVLDIFFTPDSQEQEIARELHKATALRKKVVDYQQLLLDTQPKLVEQDSQSFLIGRVRGFMKQKATGSEIKALDDTKN; encoded by the coding sequence ATGCCAGTGAATGCAGGACTGCCGCTAATAAAACATCGCTACATAAATGGCAGATTGCTGCCGTTGCTTGGTTTTTTGTGGTTCTTGATGGGGCCGATATCCTATGCTCAGGAAGAACCCCTTACTAATACAGACGATAGTGAGACATCATCATCTGCTAGTGGCGCATCATCCAGCTCACGCTCCTCAGAGGCGCCACTTTATCCGTCAAGAGATATTCGCGATAAAACCCTGATAGCAAAGGCGATGGATGACGAAGCACAATGGCTGGATACCGAGTACGGTAAAATTCTAGCGCTGTACCGTCAAACAGAAGCGCGCAAAACCTACGGTGTGCTCGTACTATTTCATGCCACTGAAAATCCACAATCCTGGCCTGCTATGCTGGAAAACCTGCGGGCAAGGTTACCTCGCTATGGCTGGGAGACGCTGGCAATAAGCTTACCCCAACAATACCCAGCATCAATTCCTTCTCGACCGAGCTCATCATTCAGCAGCGACTCGGCATCCAGTGCGCCTGTCGATGTCGATGCAACTACAGAAACTTTACCGGCAGACAATCCCGCCGCCGAAGTGGACTCGACAGCTCCAGCTGATACCAGCTCTTCTGCTGCAACCGAAAGCTCATCCAGCTCGGCAGCCTCATCAATCATTGCGCGCGAATTAGTAATCACCGCTAATGTAAACGCTGCATTTGAGTTTCTCAAAAGCAAAGGACAGTTCAATACGGTTGTGCTAGCGGATAACAGCTCGGCAGAACTTGTTCTTAAGGATTTATTACCCCAAATTCGTGATAATCCAGCGGACCCCACAACAGTGGATGGACCACTACAGGCACTATTAATAATTAATCTGCAACAACAAGAACACATCAGCAAGGCAGGATTGGAAGCAATCTTTAGTGCGGCGCAATTACCCGTACTGGACATTTTTTTTACCCCCGACAGTCAGGAGCAGGAAATTGCCCGCGAGTTGCATAAAGCAACCGCGCTACGTAAAAAAGTAGTCGATTACCAACAACTACTATTGGACACCCAACCCAAGTTGGTTGAGCAAGACAGTCAAAGTTTTTTGATTGGACGCGTGAGAGGGTTTATGAAGCAAAAAGCGACAGGATCAGAAATAAAAGCATTAGATGACACTAAAAATTAG
- a CDS encoding tRNA-uridine aminocarboxypropyltransferase has translation MTEAKREFLARGKSVSRCKHCQLATFACLCPWRPKFDACCEFVLVMHRDEVFKPTNSGRLIADVFPQQTHVFCWSRTEPARELLALLADPGRYCVIVFPADANEGAAKPHELVYELPRDGRTITFILLDGTWKQSGRMFHLSRWLDDLPCVVLPEALVRNYAVRKSHQEHYLSTAEAAGLCLQMANESSAADVLFDYFQLFNLHYLSTRSAVPPVIGVLHQRLKQYTC, from the coding sequence TTGACTGAAGCGAAACGGGAGTTTTTGGCAAGAGGAAAATCTGTTTCTCGTTGTAAACATTGCCAACTGGCAACTTTTGCTTGCCTTTGCCCTTGGCGTCCTAAGTTTGATGCGTGTTGTGAATTTGTTTTGGTAATGCATCGTGATGAGGTATTTAAGCCGACCAATAGTGGTCGTTTAATTGCTGATGTTTTTCCTCAGCAAACCCATGTTTTCTGTTGGAGTCGTACAGAGCCTGCGCGTGAACTATTAGCATTATTGGCTGATCCCGGCCGGTACTGTGTGATTGTATTTCCTGCTGATGCAAATGAAGGTGCAGCTAAACCTCATGAGTTGGTTTATGAGCTACCGAGAGATGGTAGAACCATCACTTTTATTTTGTTGGATGGAACTTGGAAACAAAGTGGGCGGATGTTCCATTTGAGCCGGTGGTTGGACGATCTTCCTTGCGTCGTATTACCTGAAGCGTTGGTGCGCAACTATGCAGTGCGTAAGTCACATCAGGAGCACTATCTTTCAACTGCAGAAGCCGCTGGGCTTTGTTTGCAGATGGCCAATGAGAGCTCGGCTGCGGATGTTTTGTTTGATTATTTCCAGCTTTTTAATCTGCATTATCTTTCAACACGCAGTGCTGTGCCTCCGGTTATTGGTGTTTTGCACCAGCGGCTCAAGCAGTACACCTGTTGA
- the secG gene encoding preprotein translocase subunit SecG produces the protein MEKFVLIIHSLAALVIIGLILLQQGKGAAAGASFGAGASQTVFGSEGSGNFFTRATWIIATLFFCTSFGLAIIAKNHSKVATQGVVIPASQQAPATSDIPASDAPVDVPAASSDVPAVQNETAPVEVEEKK, from the coding sequence ATGGAAAAATTTGTACTTATCATTCATTCACTTGCTGCTTTGGTCATTATTGGTTTGATCTTGCTGCAGCAAGGCAAGGGTGCAGCAGCGGGCGCATCTTTTGGTGCCGGTGCATCGCAAACAGTATTTGGCAGTGAAGGTAGCGGTAACTTTTTTACTCGCGCAACATGGATAATTGCAACACTGTTTTTCTGCACTAGTTTTGGTTTGGCAATTATTGCCAAAAATCATTCTAAAGTGGCGACTCAAGGTGTTGTCATTCCTGCTTCGCAGCAAGCGCCAGCAACATCGGATATTCCGGCTTCTGATGCGCCTGTAGATGTTCCTGCTGCATCGTCAGATGTTCCAGCAGTGCAAAACGAGACTGCACCAGTAGAAGTTGAAGAAAAGAAATAA
- the tpiA gene encoding triose-phosphate isomerase: MNKASNAKRRQLVVGNWKMNGSLQENAGLLASITAGWQGNTDVVICPPFPYLQQVCELLKNTPIMLGAQTVSEHDKGAFTGEISASMLTDLNCKFVIIGHNERRRMQHESDEQIVHKFIAVQKAGLIPILCVGESLQDREQGRHLETINRQLNAVFAHTGKDVFENAVLAYEPVWAVGTGKTALPEQAEEVHRFMRSQLGRLAEEVRILYGGSVKAHNAQQLFALPDIDGALLGGASLNAEEFLAICKAAD; encoded by the coding sequence TTGAACAAAGCAAGTAACGCCAAGCGTCGCCAACTGGTGGTTGGCAACTGGAAAATGAACGGAAGTCTGCAGGAAAATGCAGGGTTGTTAGCTAGCATTACTGCTGGCTGGCAGGGTAATACGGATGTCGTTATCTGCCCTCCTTTTCCATATTTACAGCAAGTTTGTGAGTTACTAAAAAACACTCCGATTATGTTGGGGGCGCAGACTGTAAGTGAGCACGATAAAGGTGCTTTTACCGGGGAAATATCTGCATCGATGCTTACAGATTTGAATTGCAAATTTGTAATTATTGGTCACAATGAGCGCCGCCGTATGCAGCATGAATCTGATGAGCAAATAGTTCATAAATTCATAGCCGTACAAAAAGCAGGTTTGATACCGATATTGTGTGTTGGTGAGTCTTTGCAGGATCGAGAGCAAGGGCGACATTTAGAAACCATTAACAGACAATTAAATGCAGTATTTGCCCATACCGGCAAAGATGTTTTTGAGAATGCGGTACTCGCTTATGAGCCTGTATGGGCAGTAGGTACTGGCAAAACAGCGTTACCAGAACAAGCAGAAGAAGTGCATCGCTTCATGCGTTCTCAGCTAGGTAGGCTAGCTGAAGAAGTCAGGATTCTGTATGGTGGTAGTGTGAAGGCGCACAACGCACAGCAGTTGTTCGCGTTACCTGACATAGATGGTGCGCTACTTGGCGGTGCATCTTTGAATGCCGAAGAATTTTTAGCAATATGTAAGGCAGCAGACTGA
- the glmM gene encoding phosphoglucosamine mutase translates to MSRKYFGTDGIRGLVGEFPITPDFMLKLGWAAGCVLKDRFDGQNMILIGKDTRISGYMFESALQAGLINAGVDVGLLGPMPTPGVAYLSRTFKAQAGIVISASHNSYVDNGIKFFGGNGSKLPDELENLIEAQLEKPMSTAEKLGKARRIADASGRYIEFCKGTMPWGFNLKGMHIVLDCANGATYNIAPDVFTELGAHVTSLFVEPNGTNINRSCGSTKPEALQEKVIELGADLGIAFDGDGDRVVFVDHKGELVDGDELLYIIAAYQQEYAGGCDGVVGTLMSNFGFELALKKLNVPFARAKVGDRYVIEMMRNNGWRLGGENSGHIVCSNVTTTGDGIISALQVLLAITTIGEPLHRIKKAMNKLPQVMINVHMAKRVDLATNEAVQSAVKLTEEKLAGTGRVLLRPSGTEPVVRVMVEGEDKKQVKELAQELAAIVESALS, encoded by the coding sequence ATGTCTCGCAAGTATTTTGGCACAGATGGTATTCGCGGATTGGTTGGCGAATTCCCGATCACCCCTGACTTTATGCTCAAGTTGGGCTGGGCAGCTGGCTGCGTGCTCAAGGATAGGTTTGATGGTCAGAATATGATTTTAATTGGCAAGGATACGCGTATTTCAGGCTACATGTTTGAATCTGCCCTGCAGGCAGGGTTGATTAATGCAGGTGTTGATGTCGGTTTACTTGGCCCAATGCCAACTCCGGGTGTTGCTTATTTGTCCCGCACTTTTAAAGCTCAGGCCGGCATAGTGATCAGCGCATCGCATAACAGTTATGTCGATAACGGAATTAAATTTTTTGGTGGTAATGGAAGTAAGTTGCCAGATGAGTTGGAAAATTTGATTGAAGCTCAGCTGGAAAAGCCAATGTCCACCGCTGAAAAATTAGGAAAGGCTCGCCGTATTGCGGATGCATCTGGCCGTTACATCGAATTTTGTAAAGGCACTATGCCTTGGGGGTTCAATCTCAAAGGAATGCACATTGTTTTGGATTGCGCTAATGGTGCTACCTACAACATTGCCCCTGATGTATTCACTGAATTGGGGGCGCATGTAACATCCCTTTTCGTGGAACCTAATGGTACCAATATCAATCGTAGTTGCGGCTCAACCAAACCGGAAGCCTTGCAGGAAAAAGTGATTGAGTTGGGTGCTGACCTTGGTATTGCATTTGATGGCGATGGTGATCGTGTTGTCTTTGTTGATCACAAAGGAGAACTGGTCGATGGTGATGAGCTGCTCTATATCATCGCGGCTTATCAACAGGAGTATGCAGGTGGTTGCGATGGTGTTGTAGGTACATTAATGAGTAATTTTGGTTTTGAGCTCGCGCTTAAAAAGCTCAATGTTCCCTTCGCTCGCGCTAAAGTTGGCGATCGTTATGTTATTGAAATGATGCGCAATAACGGTTGGCGTTTGGGTGGCGAAAACTCTGGTCACATTGTATGCAGTAATGTCACTACGACGGGTGATGGAATAATCTCTGCCCTGCAGGTGTTGCTAGCTATAACGACAATAGGTGAGCCTCTGCATCGCATCAAGAAAGCAATGAATAAGTTGCCTCAGGTGATGATAAATGTGCATATGGCTAAACGGGTTGATCTTGCTACCAACGAGGCTGTGCAATCTGCAGTAAAACTGACAGAGGAAAAATTGGCAGGAACCGGACGTGTACTGCTCAGACCGTCAGGCACTGAGCCTGTAGTCAGGGTTATGGTCGAGGGAGAAGACAAGAAGCAAGTAAAGGAATTGGCTCAGGAGCTGGCTGCCATTGTAGAGTCTGCACTGTCTTGA
- the folP gene encoding dihydropteroate synthase, translating into MGILNTTPDSFSDGGNSYINNCLSIDAALRRAEQMLADGARIIDVGGESTRPGAIPVSEQEELDRVVPVVEALVANLDALVSVDTSTASVIYESANKGAGLINDVRALQRKGAMDAAAAAQLPVCLMHMQGQPQNMQSKPDYSDVVNDVKVFLQERIDACLHAGIEREKIIIDPGFGFGKTLAHNLALLQRLPELNALGYPVLVGMSRKSMIGQLLNRPVGERLSGSLALAMLAAERGAAIIRVHDVAATVDVLSVLAAVTE; encoded by the coding sequence ATGGGTATTTTGAATACAACACCAGATTCCTTTTCAGATGGTGGCAACAGTTACATTAATAATTGTTTATCAATCGATGCGGCCTTGCGCAGGGCTGAACAAATGTTGGCAGATGGTGCGCGCATTATTGATGTTGGTGGAGAGTCGACACGTCCCGGTGCAATACCTGTTTCTGAACAGGAGGAGTTGGATAGGGTTGTGCCGGTAGTGGAAGCGCTGGTAGCAAATCTTGATGCATTAGTGTCTGTTGATACGAGCACAGCATCTGTGATTTACGAGTCTGCAAACAAAGGTGCAGGCTTGATTAATGATGTAAGGGCTTTGCAGCGCAAGGGTGCTATGGATGCGGCGGCAGCAGCCCAGTTGCCCGTTTGTTTGATGCATATGCAAGGGCAACCGCAGAATATGCAATCTAAACCGGATTACAGTGATGTTGTGAACGATGTGAAGGTATTTTTACAGGAGCGGATTGATGCGTGTCTTCATGCTGGAATCGAGCGTGAGAAAATTATCATCGATCCGGGATTTGGATTTGGTAAAACTCTCGCGCATAATCTCGCGCTTTTGCAGCGCCTGCCCGAGTTGAATGCGCTTGGGTATCCTGTATTGGTAGGTATGTCGCGTAAGTCGATGATAGGACAATTGCTAAATCGTCCTGTTGGTGAACGATTATCAGGCAGTTTGGCTTTGGCGATGCTGGCGGCTGAACGTGGCGCAGCAATAATTCGGGTGCACGATGTCGCTGCTACGGTTGATGTATTAAGTGTTCTTGCTGCTGTGACTGAATAA
- the ftsH gene encoding ATP-dependent zinc metalloprotease FtsH — protein sequence MNDITKNLVLWLIIAVVLFSVFDGFNKPSSSNTLNYSEFITAVKDDRVREVVITPDTIEGVLQDNTSFVTVRPYVRDDKLIDDLYNHGVSFEGKELEKPSLFNQLLVASFPILIIIAVFWFFMRQMQGGAGGKGGPMSFGKSKARLLGEDQIKTTFADVAGVDEAKEEVQELVQYLRDPSKFQRLGGQIPRGVLMVGPPGTGKTLLAKAIAGEAKVPFFSISGSDFVEMFVGVGASRVRDMFEQAKKQAPCIIFIDEIDAVGRHRGGGHGGGHDEREQTLNQLLVEMDGFEGNDGVIIIAATNRADVLDKALLRPGRFDRQVYVGLPDIRGREQILKVHMRKVPLDERISASVIARGTPGFSGAELANLVNEAALMAARANKRLVTMEDFEKARDKIMMGAERRTMVMSEKEKENTAYHEAGHAIVGRLVPEHDPVHKVTIIPRGRALGVTQFLPEADKYSLSRRALESSICTLFGGRIAEDMTLGSDGITTGASNDIERATAIARNMVTKWGLSAKLGPLHYGEEEGMYPGMATQQYSDETSKNIDEEVRRIINECYARAQKILEDNRDILEAMKDALMEYETIDAEQVDDLMARRKVRPPREWNDDDFNSHLHDKDAGESPNGPIGGPANTH from the coding sequence TTGAACGATATAACCAAGAATCTCGTGCTTTGGCTGATCATTGCCGTGGTCCTCTTTAGCGTATTTGATGGTTTTAATAAGCCATCGAGCAGCAATACACTCAATTATTCTGAGTTTATTACAGCAGTTAAAGATGATCGTGTGCGCGAGGTTGTGATTACTCCCGATACCATCGAAGGTGTCTTGCAAGACAATACCAGTTTTGTGACTGTCCGCCCCTATGTGCGCGACGATAAGCTGATCGATGACTTGTACAATCACGGGGTTAGCTTTGAAGGTAAAGAGCTGGAAAAGCCCAGTCTTTTCAATCAGTTACTTGTCGCCAGTTTCCCAATCCTGATTATTATTGCAGTGTTTTGGTTTTTTATGCGCCAAATGCAAGGTGGGGCAGGTGGAAAAGGCGGCCCTATGAGCTTTGGTAAAAGCAAAGCGCGTTTACTGGGTGAAGACCAAATCAAAACAACATTTGCCGATGTCGCCGGTGTTGATGAAGCCAAAGAAGAAGTTCAGGAGCTGGTGCAATATCTGCGCGATCCATCCAAATTCCAGCGCTTGGGCGGCCAGATACCACGTGGTGTGTTGATGGTTGGTCCGCCAGGTACTGGTAAAACATTACTTGCCAAGGCGATTGCAGGTGAAGCCAAAGTACCTTTTTTCTCGATCTCTGGTTCGGACTTCGTTGAAATGTTTGTGGGGGTTGGTGCAAGCCGTGTCCGCGATATGTTTGAACAAGCGAAGAAGCAGGCCCCTTGCATTATTTTTATCGACGAAATCGACGCAGTAGGCCGCCATCGTGGTGGTGGCCACGGTGGTGGTCACGATGAGCGTGAGCAAACCCTTAACCAACTTTTAGTAGAAATGGATGGTTTTGAAGGCAATGATGGCGTAATCATTATTGCTGCAACCAACCGTGCAGATGTGCTCGATAAAGCCTTGTTGCGTCCAGGTCGCTTTGACCGTCAGGTTTACGTAGGTCTTCCGGATATCCGTGGTCGCGAGCAAATCCTCAAAGTGCATATGCGCAAAGTCCCGCTGGATGAACGCATTAGCGCGTCAGTTATCGCACGTGGAACGCCGGGCTTTTCGGGTGCGGAATTGGCAAACCTGGTTAACGAAGCTGCACTGATGGCAGCGCGTGCTAACAAGCGCTTGGTCACTATGGAAGATTTCGAAAAAGCGCGTGACAAAATCATGATGGGCGCAGAGCGTCGTACCATGGTTATGAGCGAGAAAGAGAAAGAAAATACGGCATATCATGAAGCTGGCCACGCTATTGTTGGCCGTCTGGTTCCAGAGCATGATCCTGTACACAAAGTGACTATCATCCCGCGTGGTCGCGCCTTGGGGGTAACCCAGTTTTTACCAGAAGCTGACAAGTACAGTTTAAGTCGTCGAGCGCTTGAGTCCAGTATTTGCACTTTGTTTGGTGGTCGTATCGCCGAGGATATGACCTTGGGTTCCGATGGTATTACTACGGGAGCATCTAATGATATTGAGCGTGCCACGGCTATTGCGCGCAACATGGTGACCAAGTGGGGGCTATCGGCAAAACTGGGTCCGCTTCACTATGGTGAAGAAGAGGGTATGTACCCCGGCATGGCGACACAGCAATACTCCGACGAAACATCAAAAAATATTGATGAAGAAGTACGTCGTATTATTAATGAGTGTTATGCGCGCGCGCAGAAAATTCTGGAAGACAATCGCGATATTTTGGAAGCGATGAAAGATGCGTTGATGGAGTACGAAACTATTGATGCTGAACAGGTTGATGACCTCATGGCTCGACGTAAAGTACGCCCGCCTCGTGAGTGGAATGACGATGACTTTAATAGTCATTTACATGATAAAGACGCAGGAGAGTCTCCTAATGGCCCCATTGGTGGCCCAGCCAATACTCACTGA
- a CDS encoding YhbY family RNA-binding protein, which produces MPISPERKKQFRTIGHKLNPIVTIAGNGLSDGVLAELNRALDDHELIKVKLAIAEREERKEVVAELVALPNVELIQEIGKVVLLYRHNKRANPKLSNLHR; this is translated from the coding sequence ATGCCGATTAGCCCTGAGCGTAAAAAACAATTTCGTACTATTGGCCACAAGCTTAATCCTATTGTGACTATTGCTGGCAATGGTCTAAGTGACGGAGTACTTGCCGAGCTTAATCGCGCTCTGGATGATCACGAATTAATCAAGGTGAAGCTTGCGATTGCCGAGCGGGAAGAACGCAAAGAAGTGGTTGCTGAACTCGTTGCCCTGCCTAATGTTGAGCTAATCCAGGAGATCGGCAAAGTAGTTTTACTCTATCGTCATAATAAAAGAGCCAACCCCAAGCTCTCTAACCTGCACCGCTAA
- the greA gene encoding transcription elongation factor GreA codes for MSTKFPMTVQGAEKLALELEDLKKVQRPRIVQAIAEAREHGDLKENAEYSAAREQQSFCEGRIQEIEGKLSNAQIIDVTKIPHTGKVIFGTTVTIINQDTDQSVTYQIVGDDEADVKANKISVNSPIARALVGKEEGDVVVVRAPGGDVDYEIDKVEHI; via the coding sequence ATGAGCACTAAATTCCCAATGACTGTTCAGGGCGCCGAAAAATTAGCGCTTGAATTGGAAGACCTGAAAAAAGTCCAGCGCCCGCGCATTGTGCAAGCAATCGCCGAGGCGCGTGAGCACGGCGACCTCAAGGAGAATGCAGAATATTCTGCTGCGCGCGAGCAGCAAAGTTTTTGTGAAGGTCGTATCCAGGAAATTGAAGGCAAGCTCAGCAATGCCCAAATCATCGATGTCACTAAAATCCCGCACACGGGAAAAGTGATTTTTGGTACTACGGTGACCATTATTAATCAGGATACTGATCAATCTGTGACTTATCAGATCGTCGGTGATGATGAAGCAGATGTGAAAGCCAACAAAATTTCAGTCAACTCACCCATCGCCCGCGCTTTGGTTGGTAAAGAGGAAGGTGATGTGGTTGTGGTTCGCGCTCCTGGTGGCGACGTTGATTATGAAATTGACAAGGTTGAACACATTTAA